One Burkholderiales bacterium genomic window carries:
- a CDS encoding DegQ family serine endoprotease — translation MKSNAITKAIIVTLMPLFIAACDSNGMAAAAPFPAKTDHSLPAQSAQTQTLALPNFSEIVAQEGPAVVNITVTKSATIAERSMPFDENDPFFQFFKRFQGPIPQQMPMHGLGSGFIISPDGYILTNAHVVSGATEVSVKLTDRREFKAKVIGTDPRTDIALLKIDAQNLPTVRIGDSSKVKVGQWVMAMGSPFGFDNSVTAGIVSAKSRTLPDSNYVPFIQTDAPINPGNSGGPLFNLDGQVIGINSQIYSQTGGYMGLSFAIPIDVAMNVENELQHFGKVTHGRLGVTVQNVSQNLAQAFGLKKPEGALVSSVENGGPAARAGIKPGDIIIAFNGKSVDQSATLPLIVGDMKPGQIASVRIWRGDGEHTLNVTVGALPNEQVASANLPANNNSGRLGLVVRPLTPDERDQLQAQGGLVVEQAGGAAAKAGVEPGDVILAINDHPLKSVHELRRVLDKSGKHVALLLQRNDERIYVPVDLG, via the coding sequence ATGAAGTCGAACGCTATCACTAAAGCGATTATCGTAACGCTGATGCCGTTATTCATTGCCGCGTGCGATTCCAATGGAATGGCCGCCGCAGCGCCTTTTCCGGCAAAGACCGACCATTCGCTGCCCGCGCAAAGCGCCCAGACGCAAACGCTCGCCCTGCCGAACTTCAGCGAAATTGTGGCTCAGGAAGGACCGGCGGTGGTAAACATTACCGTAACGAAATCCGCCACGATTGCGGAACGGTCAATGCCTTTTGATGAGAACGATCCGTTTTTTCAATTCTTCAAGCGCTTCCAGGGTCCCATTCCGCAGCAGATGCCTATGCACGGTCTCGGGTCAGGTTTCATCATCAGCCCGGATGGCTACATCCTGACTAACGCTCACGTTGTCTCCGGCGCAACCGAGGTGAGCGTGAAGCTGACCGACCGCCGCGAATTCAAGGCTAAAGTCATCGGCACCGATCCGCGCACAGATATCGCGCTGCTCAAGATTGACGCTCAGAACCTTCCTACAGTGCGTATCGGCGATTCGTCGAAAGTCAAAGTCGGTCAATGGGTGATGGCAATGGGCTCGCCGTTCGGTTTCGACAATTCGGTGACAGCCGGGATCGTGTCAGCCAAATCGCGCACCTTGCCTGACAGCAATTACGTTCCGTTTATACAGACCGACGCTCCCATCAACCCGGGTAACTCCGGCGGGCCGCTATTTAATTTAGATGGCCAGGTGATCGGTATCAACTCGCAAATCTATAGCCAAACCGGTGGTTACATGGGCCTTTCATTCGCAATTCCTATTGACGTTGCGATGAACGTGGAAAACGAGTTGCAACACTTTGGCAAGGTGACGCATGGACGGCTTGGCGTCACGGTGCAAAACGTCTCCCAAAATTTGGCTCAAGCGTTTGGGCTGAAAAAACCCGAAGGTGCCTTGGTAAGCTCGGTGGAGAATGGCGGTCCTGCGGCGCGCGCAGGCATTAAGCCGGGCGATATCATTATTGCTTTCAATGGCAAATCGGTCGACCAATCTGCGACTCTGCCCTTGATCGTGGGCGACATGAAACCCGGGCAGATAGCCAGCGTGCGCATCTGGCGCGGCGACGGCGAGCACACGCTGAACGTGACCGTGGGCGCGCTCCCCAACGAACAAGTTGCATCGGCAAATCTGCCAGCGAACAACAACTCCGGGCGGCTGGGGCTGGTGGTGCGGCCGCTCACCCCCGATGAGCGCGACCAGCTTCAAGCGCAAGGTGGTCTGGTAGTCGAGCAAGCGGGTGGCGCCGCTGCGAAGGCAGGGGTCGAACCCGGCGATGTGATCTTGGCAATTAACGACCACCCGCTGAAGAGTGTGCACGAGCTGCGCCGCGTGCTTGACAAGTCGGGCAAACATGTAGCCTTGCTGCTGCAACGTAACGATGAACGGATTTACGTGCCGGTCGACCTCGGTTGA
- a CDS encoding response regulator, whose amino-acid sequence MRVLLVEDDPMIGESIRKGLRHEGYVIDWVQDGRAAEIAIENEPYALVLLDLGLPRKDGFAVLASIRGRKVRVPVLILTARDAISDRVKGLDSGADDYLVKPFDLDELAARMRAVQRRHAGRAEPVVVYGALALNPVTHEVRHRGQLVPVSAREFALLQALLECPGAVLSRTQLEERLYGWGEEVASNSVEVHVHNLRKKLGEGVIRTVRGIGYSITSERA is encoded by the coding sequence ATGCGGGTGTTGCTGGTCGAAGACGATCCAATGATTGGCGAGAGCATCCGCAAAGGGCTGCGCCACGAAGGTTACGTAATTGACTGGGTGCAGGACGGTCGCGCGGCGGAGATCGCGATTGAGAACGAGCCCTATGCTCTGGTGCTCCTGGACCTGGGTCTGCCGCGCAAGGACGGCTTTGCGGTGCTCGCGAGTATTCGCGGCCGCAAGGTTCGTGTGCCCGTGCTCATTCTCACCGCCCGCGATGCGATCTCGGACCGAGTTAAAGGTCTGGATTCCGGGGCGGATGATTACCTAGTAAAGCCGTTCGATCTCGACGAGCTTGCCGCGCGCATGCGCGCCGTGCAACGCCGGCATGCCGGACGCGCGGAGCCTGTGGTGGTGTACGGCGCGCTCGCTCTCAATCCCGTCACGCACGAAGTCAGGCACCGAGGGCAGCTGGTTCCCGTGTCGGCGCGCGAATTCGCGCTGCTGCAAGCTTTACTCGAATGCCCAGGGGCAGTCTTGTCGCGCACCCAACTCGAGGAGCGCCTCTACGGCTGGGGAGAAGAAGTGGCCAGTAATTCTGTTGAGGTACACGTCCACAACCTGCGCAAAAAACTTGGGGAAGGAGTGATCCGCACCGTTCGAGGCATTGGCTACTCGATCACAAGTGAGCGCGCATGA
- a CDS encoding carboxypeptidase-like regulatory domain-containing protein gives MKANAKLAIGALALGLALPATAAVMMQNALPSPKTENGITYLDGGFGQDQAMAMYAEAKQYPLSMVFSADKNNEYLADVNVTIKDKAGNTVLTTLSSGPILMAKLPAGEYTITAEANGKTLFRTVKVQANGDTRLYLHWSQAT, from the coding sequence ATGAAAGCGAATGCTAAACTCGCGATCGGGGCCTTGGCGCTTGGCCTCGCGCTTCCTGCAACGGCAGCAGTTATGATGCAAAACGCGCTCCCCAGTCCCAAGACAGAGAACGGTATCACCTATTTGGATGGCGGCTTCGGACAGGACCAAGCGATGGCGATGTATGCGGAGGCAAAACAATATCCGCTGAGTATGGTATTTTCTGCAGACAAGAACAATGAATACCTCGCCGACGTGAACGTTACCATCAAAGACAAGGCAGGAAATACAGTGCTGACTACGCTTTCGAGCGGGCCAATCCTGATGGCGAAGCTTCCTGCAGGCGAGTACACGATAACTGCCGAAGCAAACGGCAAGACTCTCTTCCGCACGGTAAAGGTTCAGGCTAACGGCGACACGCGTCTTTATCTGCATTGGTCGCAGGCCACCTAA